The genomic stretch CACACGGTTCTCGAACAGTCGACTTTCAGCGCGTGCAGTACAGGTACCGAGCCTCCAACGCCACCGGCAGGCCCGTCATCTCCCACCGCGGCAAAGACCTCTACACCCTGTCCCACCACCTGCCCATCCTGGGGATGCCCTTCCAGGCTATGGCCGTTCCCAAGAGTCGAAAGACGCTTGGGGAGGTGCATATTGCCAAGTCGCCTGCTTTTCACACAGGGTACCGCGCGAATAGGGTATTGCCTGATCATGAGGTTGCcaggttggagaggaagggggagaaggtgccGAGGGAGTATCACTTTCAGAtcaaggaggggggggctgAGAGATGGGTGTGGAAGGATTCGAATGGAAGGGCGGTGGCCTTTCAGTGGAGGGGGCAAAGAAGCGagtttggcggtggtgatggtcagCCGGGGAGTAGTCGGGATccggatgggggggttggtgatggggggggatgggaggtgcCCAGGCTCCAGGTTCTGGTGGAGTTAGACAGGAGGACGCTGGATAGTTTGGTGGCGGTGTGGTGCCTGTGGGCGATGCATTTGCATCATGAGGCTACGGCACCCAAGAAGACCTGGGAAGATCGTATGTCCTCCTATAAGTTGATCACGCTGCTCGAGAGGTGGCCGAGGTGTTTATTCCGCTTTATGGCGTGTGCTAACTATAAGTTGGCAGGATTGGCCttgatggcgaggaagagaccGGAGGGTACGCCACAGGGGGGCTTTTATACTATGAAGTTTTAATGGTTGGATGCATGGAAGCACAGGGGTTGGGTGGAGAAGGATAGTCGTGGTTGAAAACAAATGATACCCTGGACGATGGATCAAATTGAATGAAGAACCGATGTTGTTCTCTCACATAAGGATAGACTCAAGAAGCAGTGTGTCTACTTTGAATCTGCGCCCATGTCGCATAAAAAGCCACTGGCTGCTCTCCCGTTTTCCTCGACAACATCGTAGTTCCAAATCCTCTCAAACTTGGCAGATATCTCTTCCCCAAACTTGACCTTGTCGTTGCCGACTCTTTGATCCTGCCACTGAAAAAGATCCACGGCCTCTCGAGTCGCCTGGACAACCCACTGGGTCCTGTCAAAGCGGGCATCGTTGTATCCTTTCAGTGCAGCCTCCACAATTGCACGCTCGTCTTTGGCTGAAGTAGACCCCGCCTCCAGCTTGTCGTTGAGATGGCTCAATAATGTGGCCAAGAAGTATGCATCTTCTATCCCAAgccctcccccagcaccaAGATGAGGGCCAGTGGCATGCGCCGCATCACCAGCAAGGCACACCCTTCCTCTGATATAAGTGGACGCTGGGTTCTCAGCCATATCGAAGATTGCCCACTTTTCCATCTCATCCGGGAAGAGCTGAGCAATGTTTCTGGCCGTCTCATTCCATCCCTGAAGTGCATCAATCACCTCCTTTCTGGACCCCTGACAGGTATGTCTTCCTTGCGCCACCAAACCCTCTGGCCAATCCTTGTTCTTATCCGAGATGACAACCAGTACGTTTAAAACGGAGCTGTTTCCCACGGGATATGTGATGATGTGAGAGTCTGGCCCATTGTACATGAACCTCGTCGAGCACTTGTACTTCCCAATCGCTTGGACAGCCTGGTCCATCGGGACCAACGACCGGTAGCAAAACCTTTGCGAGTATCCCGGGTACGCCGCCTTCACTAGATTCTTCCCCGTAGATCCCAGCACGTAGTGCCTCACTTGAGATCTGATTCCAtcacaacccaccaccacagtgGCATTGACCTTACTCCCGTCTTTAAAACTGACCAGCACCCCATCGTCCGTTTCCCGAATTCCCTCGAGCTCCTTTCCAAACTCGACCGATCCAGAGGGCAGCAGTGATGCCCACGCGTCCAAAATGTCACTCCTCTTGCACCCTTGAAACCCATCCTTGCCCACGAACTTCTTGTACATcaactccccctcatcaGAATGCCCGTTGACCCACTGGAAGTAGTCTTCTCCGTTGGGGTTTGCCACCCTCTTGAAAGCTTTCAGAACATCTTTGGACAGGTACCCCATCGCCTTTTCAGCATTGGGACTGAAGCCGAGGCCTGCGCCAATGTCCCGAAACCCAGGAGCGCGCTCGTAAATGGTGAAGGGGACTTTGCGTTCGcggaggccgaggccgagggtgATGCCGGTTATACCAGCCCCGATGATGGCGACGCGGACGTCCTTGGTAGTGGCACTGGGCATGTTTGGTTGTTACTGACGGTGTGGCAGATGATTGGGCAAACACAAAGCTTCAAGGTTGACGTTGAGACTGCTCTTCAGAACTAAAGCCGATGAGCTCAATAGCCAGATATGGGGAAGGAAGGATGACGAGGCAGGTGGGTAAAAGGTGTTTTCGGCAACGAGGTGGGGATATATGTACCGGAGTCCCGATGGAATGCACCTCAGTCAGCCACGCAGCCCGTCGCACCGGACTTTTGGCTGGTGCCCGAGCTGTATCCCTGGCGCAGTAGGTAGATGGCGTCTTGCGAGTCGTGGACGCTGGAAAGCTCTGAACTTCAAGCAGAAAAACACCCCGGTTGTTTGTTGACTTCCACCCTTTCCAGGACGAAGACATTGTCAAGGGTGAAAAAGGTAGCAAGATGACACTGATCAAAGTCCCACAACAGCCTCAGACGctgaaaaaggaaaaggttCTCCTTACCGGTAAGCGTGATCACTTCCCTTGTTAAGTTTCATGTGAGAGTTCACCATCCGACCAGGCGGCACTGGCTTCGTGGCCTCCCACGTCCTCGACTCCCTGGCAAGCAACGGCCACCCTGTTGTCGTCACCGTCCGCTcagaagaaaaaggcaatcgcctcctccaatccCTCTCTCACTTCGGCGCCTCCAACCAAGTCCAATACGCCATCGTCCCCGACATCTCCACCAAAAACGCCTTCGATCCCATCCTTCACGACCACCGCTTCACCTACGTAATCCACACCGCATCCCCCTATCAACTCTCCTTTGCCGACCCCGTCAATGACTgcctcaaccccgccatcaagGGCACCACCTACCTCCTCGACTCCATCCACCGCCTCTGCCCCTCGGTCACCCGCGTGgtcatcacctcctccagcgccGCTATCCTCAACCCGCCCAACCACCGCGATGTCTACGATGAGTCCTCCTGGTCAGATGTGAGCTGGGAGCAGGCCATGCAGCCAGAGCACACCTACCGTGCCAGCAAGAAATTCGCCGAGCAGGCTGCCTGGTCTTTTCTCGAGGAGCACAACCCGCGGTTCACCATCGCGACGATCAACAACACCTATACTTTTGGTCCGCTCTCGCGATCGCTGGCGAATTCGGCAAAGTTTAGCTCGGCAGAGGTGAACACCTCCAACCGCCGGATTTGGGATCTGATTCATGGCAAGTGGCGAAACCCAGATGGATCGGCGTGCATCCCGTCCACGGCGCCAGTGTTTACGTTTGTGGACGTGAGGGACGTGGCGGATGCGCACCTGGCGGCTTTGACGGCATCGGGACAGAGATATTACACTGTAGGAGGGTTCTTTTCCAACTATCAGATTGCAAGGATTGTGGACGAAGAGTTCAAGGGAGTGCTGGGGGATGATGTGCTCCCGAATCTGAAAGGGCAGGAGGATGATTTTGAGGAAGACAAGCACTGGAAGTTTGATGTGAGTAGGAGtgagaaggagttggggaTACGGTATAGGGGGTTGAGAGAGTGTGTGAGGGATGCCGTGGTAAGTATGCTGGAGTTTGAAAAGGGGACGACTTTCAACTAGGAGTATCTGAGGTGGATCCTTTTGTTCATAGAGTTGA from Podospora pseudopauciseta strain CBS 411.78 chromosome 3, whole genome shotgun sequence encodes the following:
- a CDS encoding hypothetical protein (EggNog:ENOG503PUH0) gives rise to the protein MSFAPPPYLPPPPKDNPPTISHGALPTEEPPAYSQLESTTFDPNDPMPPATFSIHGRFIYASPSPSTPPSSDPSYQTDYPILTPTHGSRTVDFQRVQYRYRASNATGRPVISHRGKDLYTLSHHLPILGMPFQAMAVPKSRKTLGEVHIAKSPAFHTGYRANRVLPDHEVARLERKGEKVPREYHFQIKEGGAERWVWKDSNGRAVAFQWRGQRSEFGGGDGQPGSSRDPDGGVGDGGGWEVPRLQVLVELDRRTLDSLVAVWCLWAMHLHHEATAPKKTWEDRLALMARKRPEGTPQGGFYTMKF
- a CDS encoding hypothetical protein (COG:C; EggNog:ENOG503NY33) translates to MPSATTKDVRVAIIGAGITGITLGLGLRERKVPFTIYERAPGFRDIGAGLGFSPNAEKAMGYLSKDVLKAFKRVANPNGEDYFQWVNGHSDEGELMYKKFVGKDGFQGCKRSDILDAWASLLPSGSVEFGKELEGIRETDDGVLVSFKDGSKVNATVVVGCDGIRSQVRHYVLGSTGKNLVKAAYPGYSQRFCYRSLVPMDQAVQAIGKYKCSTRFMYNGPDSHIITYPVGNSSVLNVLVVISDKNKDWPEGLVAQGRHTCQGSRKEVIDALQGWNETARNIAQLFPDEMEKWAIFDMAENPASTYIRGRVCLAGDAAHATGPHLGAGGGLGIEDAYFLATLLSHLNDKLEAGSTSAKDERAIVEAALKGYNDARFDRTQWVVQATREAVDLFQWQDQRVGNDKVKFGEEISAKFERIWNYDVVEENGRAASGFLCDMGADSK
- the GRE2_1 gene encoding methylglyoxal reductase (NADPH-dependent) gre2 (COG:V; EggNog:ENOG503NVWR), which translates into the protein MTLIKVPQQPQTLKKEKVLLTGGTGFVASHVLDSLASNGHPVVVTVRSEEKGNRLLQSLSHFGASNQVQYAIVPDISTKNAFDPILHDHRFTYVIHTASPYQLSFADPVNDCLNPAIKGTTYLLDSIHRLCPSVTRVVITSSSAAILNPPNHRDVYDESSWSDVSWEQAMQPEHTYRASKKFAEQAAWSFLEEHNPRFTIATINNTYTFGPLSRSLANSAKFSSAEVNTSNRRIWDLIHGKWRNPDGSACIPSTAPVFTFVDVRDVADAHLAALTASGQRYYTVGGFFSNYQIARIVDEEFKGVLGDDVLPNLKGQEDDFEEDKHWKFDVSRSEKELGIRYRGLRECVRDAVVSMLEFEKGTTFN